One part of the Aliivibrio fischeri ATCC 7744 = JCM 18803 = DSM 507 genome encodes these proteins:
- a CDS encoding molybdopterin-dependent oxidoreductase yields the protein MEQFEKTPFIEKKPSSLRYYQEGPQETHENAPKVLKVFLPNASKPLEITLDELKNIAPITENRRVVCVCNWSIRRTWTGVLLSDVMKYLDIDPNKYTGHFLKQLSFGTDKGQYDSTLSYSQAITNRAMLVWDVDGEPLSLEEGYPLRLIDFSLYRYKGVKCLSELHFTTEFNSGFWEAKAGYCKEGKIKAKRYKIVDLQEHRFIDGTGEVTEF from the coding sequence ATGGAACAGTTTGAAAAGACCCCTTTTATTGAAAAAAAACCGTCGTCTCTAAGATATTATCAAGAAGGGCCACAAGAAACGCATGAAAATGCACCCAAGGTATTAAAAGTCTTTTTACCTAATGCAAGTAAACCGTTAGAAATCACATTAGATGAACTTAAAAACATAGCACCAATCACTGAGAATCGCCGTGTTGTGTGCGTATGTAATTGGAGTATTCGTCGCACATGGACTGGTGTACTACTGTCTGATGTAATGAAATATCTCGACATCGATCCGAACAAATACACTGGCCATTTTTTAAAGCAATTAAGCTTTGGTACAGATAAAGGACAGTACGATTCGACACTGTCTTATTCACAAGCCATAACAAATCGAGCGATGTTGGTTTGGGATGTAGATGGAGAGCCATTAAGTCTTGAAGAAGGATACCCTCTCCGACTAATCGACTTTTCACTCTATCGATATAAAGGGGTTAAATGCCTTTCTGAATTACACTTCACCACCGAATTTAACTCGGGCTTTTGGGAAGCCAAAGCAGGATATTGTAAAGAAGGGAAAATCAAAGCAAAACGCTACAAAATTGTTGATTTACAAGAGCACCGTTTCATTGATGGAACCGGTGAGGTCACTGAATTTTAA
- a CDS encoding LysE family translocator: protein MTLFLAMAMFALVTSLSPGPVNILATITGANHGYVRTIPHIFGATIGFVSILIILGLGLIQAFDDSHTATKVLNYLGSVFLLYLAYKVATSGKTEQDDTKKNAAPTLFQGLLCQWLNPKAWIVSLSGVTVFSSNGVIPLEDLGAFSVIFFIVCYCCISTWALLGLTIGKYLEHPIHYKLFNRIMGGLLALTVVYVFFISK, encoded by the coding sequence ATGACTTTATTTCTTGCTATGGCGATGTTCGCCTTGGTTACTTCACTCTCCCCTGGACCTGTAAATATTCTGGCAACCATTACTGGGGCAAATCACGGTTATGTAAGGACTATTCCTCATATTTTTGGCGCTACTATTGGGTTTGTGTCTATTCTTATTATTTTAGGTTTAGGATTAATACAAGCTTTCGATGATTCTCATACCGCAACGAAAGTGCTTAATTATCTCGGCAGTGTTTTCTTACTTTATTTGGCTTATAAGGTTGCGACAAGTGGAAAAACTGAACAAGATGATACGAAAAAAAATGCAGCTCCTACTCTGTTCCAAGGATTGTTATGCCAATGGTTAAATCCCAAAGCTTGGATTGTGTCTTTGTCGGGTGTGACCGTATTTTCTAGTAACGGTGTGATTCCTCTCGAAGACCTCGGGGCATTTAGTGTGATATTTTTTATCGTATGTTACTGCTGTATATCAACTTGGGCCTTATTAGGTCTTACCATTGGAAAGTACCTCGAACACCCTATCCACTATAAATTGTTTAATCGTATTATGGGAGGGTTACTCGCACTAACAGTAGTGTATGTATTCTTTATATCAAAATAA
- a CDS encoding AraC family transcriptional regulator — MLANSEPHFLRSSILPFELRYSNNSNACYKKHTHQEFSIGVVDSGISEYFNQNKKQTISPGSTVIVNPEEVHSCNPQKGTNWSYKMLYVEPEWIAKLQFQILNDNNNTFRPFQITHTDCPFIYRGFQSLAHTLIEDESTIKVEQTALNFFSELILKDTNNPSLNVISKKAIDCAYQYISDNFDKNISISEIAEVSGLSDFYLIHSFRKQYGITPHAYQIVMRINKAKALLKNGENIASIATDLGFTDQSHFHRNFKSVVAATPKQYKQSL, encoded by the coding sequence ATGTTGGCTAATTCTGAACCTCACTTTTTAAGATCATCGATTCTTCCATTTGAGTTACGTTATTCAAATAATTCAAATGCTTGCTATAAAAAACATACACATCAAGAGTTTTCAATTGGTGTAGTAGATAGCGGGATTAGTGAGTATTTCAATCAAAATAAAAAACAAACGATATCCCCTGGTTCTACGGTAATTGTTAACCCAGAAGAAGTTCACTCCTGTAACCCACAGAAAGGAACCAATTGGAGTTATAAAATGCTCTACGTAGAACCAGAGTGGATTGCAAAATTACAATTCCAAATATTAAATGATAACAACAATACATTCAGACCTTTTCAAATAACCCATACTGATTGTCCTTTCATTTATCGAGGTTTTCAATCTTTGGCTCATACCCTCATCGAAGATGAATCCACCATAAAAGTTGAGCAAACCGCCCTCAATTTTTTTTCTGAATTAATTTTAAAAGACACCAATAACCCTTCTCTTAATGTCATTTCTAAAAAAGCAATTGATTGTGCATATCAATATATCTCAGATAACTTTGATAAAAATATTTCTATTTCTGAAATAGCTGAAGTATCAGGGCTAAGTGACTTCTATCTTATTCATTCATTTAGAAAACAATACGGAATTACACCTCATGCTTACCAAATTGTAATGCGGATAAATAAAGCTAAAGCCTTATTAAAAAATGGGGAAAACATTGCATCCATTGCGACAGATCTTGGTTTTACCGATCAAAGT